A genome region from Streptomyces pratensis includes the following:
- a CDS encoding HRDC domain-containing protein: MTDAQETAEDTSLRTTGGAPPDDVAPAPIPLLEPREGIPPVVATDDALARVIADFAAGTGPVAVDAERASGYRYGQRAYLVQLRREGAGSALIDPVGCPDLSALGQALTGAEWILHAATQDLPCLRDIGMTPTSLFDTELAGRLAGFPRVGLGAIVENVLGYALEKGHSAVDWSTRPLPEPWLRYAALDVELLVDLRDALEDELDRQGKLAWALEEFAAIASAPPAPPRKDPWRRTSGMHKVRRRRQIAVVRELWTARDQVAQRRDVSPGKVLGDAAIIEAALALPVNVSALTALPGFGHRMGRRQLEQWQTAVDRAKALPESELPQPGQQPAGPPPPRSWADKDPAAAARLSAARTAVSELAERLHMPQENLITPDTVRRVCWEPPKALTPDTVETALAGYGARNWQIEQVGPLLLRALDTGA, from the coding sequence GTGACCGACGCCCAAGAGACCGCAGAAGACACTTCACTGCGAACCACCGGGGGCGCTCCCCCGGACGACGTCGCCCCGGCGCCGATCCCCTTGCTCGAACCGCGCGAGGGCATCCCCCCGGTGGTGGCGACCGACGACGCGCTGGCCCGGGTGATCGCGGACTTCGCCGCCGGCACGGGCCCCGTCGCCGTCGACGCCGAGCGCGCCTCGGGCTATCGCTACGGGCAGCGTGCCTACCTCGTGCAGCTGCGCCGCGAGGGCGCGGGGAGCGCGCTGATCGATCCGGTCGGCTGCCCCGACCTGTCCGCGCTCGGCCAGGCCCTCACCGGGGCCGAGTGGATCCTGCACGCCGCCACCCAGGACCTGCCCTGCCTGCGCGACATAGGCATGACCCCGACCTCGCTCTTCGACACGGAGCTGGCCGGACGGCTGGCGGGATTCCCGCGCGTCGGCCTGGGCGCGATAGTGGAGAACGTCCTCGGCTACGCCCTGGAGAAGGGCCACTCCGCGGTCGACTGGTCCACCCGCCCGCTGCCCGAACCCTGGCTGCGCTACGCCGCGCTCGACGTCGAGCTGCTGGTGGACCTGCGCGACGCCCTGGAGGACGAGCTGGACCGGCAGGGCAAGCTCGCGTGGGCCCTGGAGGAGTTCGCCGCGATCGCCTCGGCACCGCCGGCTCCTCCGCGCAAGGACCCTTGGCGCCGTACCTCCGGAATGCACAAGGTGCGCCGCCGCCGTCAGATCGCGGTCGTACGGGAGCTGTGGACCGCGCGCGACCAGGTGGCGCAGCGGCGCGACGTCTCGCCCGGAAAGGTGCTCGGCGACGCCGCGATCATCGAGGCGGCCCTGGCGCTCCCGGTGAACGTCTCCGCGCTCACCGCACTGCCCGGCTTCGGGCACCGCATGGGGCGTCGTCAGCTGGAGCAGTGGCAGACGGCCGTCGACAGGGCCAAGGCGCTGCCCGAGTCGGAGTTGCCGCAGCCCGGCCAGCAGCCGGCGGGCCCGCCGCCGCCCCGCTCGTGGGCGGACAAGGACCCGGCCGCCGCGGCCCGGCTGTCAGCGGCCCGCACCGCTGTGTCGGAGCTCGCCGAGCGGCTGCACATGCCGCAGGAGAACCTGATCACCCCTGACACCGTCCGCCGGGTCTGCTGGGAGCCACCCAAGGCCCTCACCCCGGACACGGTCGAGACCGCCCTCGCCGGATACGGCGCGCGCAACTGGCAGATCGAACAGGTCGGCCCGCTGCTCCTGAGGGCTCTGGACACCGGCGCCTGA
- the hemE gene encoding uroporphyrinogen decarboxylase, which translates to MSANDLPPELSSVRSGEGPSSGLRTTPATHDSAFLRACRREPVPHTPVWFMRQAGRSLPEYLRVREGIAMLDSCMMPELVTEITLQPVRRHKVDAAIYFSDIVVPLKAIGIDLDIKPGIGPVIAEPIRTRADLARLRDLTPEDVPYVTEAIGMLTAELGATPLIGFAGAPFTLASYLVEGGPSRNHERTKAMMYGDPELWADLLDRLAEITGAFLKVQIEAGASAVQLFDSWVGALAPADYRRSVMPASAKVFDAVASYGVPRIHFGVGTGELLGLMGEAGADVVGVDWRVPMDEGARRVGPGKALQGNLDPAVLFAPTEAVEEKTREVLAAAAGLEGHIFNLGHGVMPATDPDALTRLVEYVHQQTAR; encoded by the coding sequence GTGAGTGCCAACGACCTTCCCCCAGAGCTCAGCTCCGTCCGATCAGGGGAGGGCCCGTCCTCGGGCCTGCGGACAACCCCCGCCACCCACGACTCGGCGTTCCTCAGGGCCTGCCGCCGGGAGCCGGTGCCGCACACCCCGGTCTGGTTCATGCGTCAGGCGGGGCGCTCGCTGCCCGAGTACCTGAGGGTCCGTGAGGGCATCGCGATGCTCGACTCCTGCATGATGCCGGAGCTGGTCACCGAGATCACGCTGCAGCCCGTACGCCGTCACAAGGTCGACGCCGCCATCTACTTCAGCGACATCGTCGTACCGCTCAAGGCCATCGGCATCGACCTCGACATCAAGCCCGGAATCGGCCCGGTGATCGCCGAGCCGATCCGCACCCGCGCCGATCTGGCCCGGCTGCGCGACCTCACGCCCGAGGACGTCCCGTACGTCACCGAGGCCATCGGGATGCTCACCGCCGAACTCGGCGCCACGCCGCTGATCGGATTCGCCGGCGCTCCGTTCACCCTTGCGAGCTACCTCGTGGAGGGCGGTCCGTCCCGTAACCACGAGCGCACCAAGGCCATGATGTACGGCGACCCGGAGCTCTGGGCCGACCTGCTCGACCGGCTCGCTGAGATCACCGGCGCCTTCCTGAAGGTCCAGATCGAGGCCGGCGCCTCCGCGGTCCAGCTCTTCGACTCCTGGGTCGGCGCCCTGGCCCCGGCCGACTACCGCCGTTCCGTGATGCCGGCCTCCGCGAAGGTCTTCGACGCCGTCGCGTCGTACGGAGTCCCGCGGATCCACTTCGGCGTCGGCACCGGCGAGCTGCTCGGCCTGATGGGCGAGGCCGGCGCGGACGTCGTCGGCGTGGACTGGCGCGTCCCGATGGACGAGGGCGCCCGCCGGGTCGGCCCCGGCAAGGCGCTCCAGGGCAACCTCGACCCGGCGGTGCTGTTCGCGCCGACCGAGGCGGTGGAGGAGAAGACCCGCGAGGTGCTCGCCGCCGCCGCCGGACTCGAGGGCCACATCTTCAACCTCGGGCACGGCGTGATGCCGGCCACCGACCCGGACGCCCTGACGCGCCTGGTCGAGTACGTCCACCAGCAGACGGCCCGCTAG
- a CDS encoding DUF3000 domain-containing protein — translation MAPAQGQFSDHSDGTDSEEGADGDTVPLAFRSAVDALRSARLRPELEVEPTRPPQRLAPHAYAVEAAVVEGEEDLADGRLVLLHDPAGHDAWQGTFRLVTLVRAELEPEMAADPLLPEVCWSWLTGALDARGLSYGEAGGTVTRAGSHYFGELSARRPATQIEIRASWTPREGRGGVPDMAAHLVAWGDLLCQIAGLPPSGTADAGVVTLPQRRGPQAP, via the coding sequence ATGGCTCCGGCTCAGGGACAATTTTCCGATCATTCCGATGGCACTGACAGCGAGGAGGGCGCGGACGGCGACACTGTCCCGCTCGCGTTCCGGTCGGCGGTCGACGCGCTGCGTTCCGCCCGCCTGCGCCCCGAACTCGAGGTCGAGCCCACCCGGCCGCCGCAGCGGCTCGCCCCGCACGCGTACGCCGTGGAGGCCGCCGTCGTGGAGGGCGAGGAGGATCTCGCCGACGGCCGCCTGGTCCTCCTGCACGACCCGGCCGGGCACGACGCCTGGCAGGGAACGTTCCGGCTCGTGACGCTCGTACGGGCCGAACTGGAGCCGGAGATGGCAGCCGATCCGCTGCTGCCCGAGGTGTGCTGGTCCTGGCTCACCGGGGCGCTGGACGCCCGTGGGCTCTCGTACGGGGAGGCCGGCGGGACGGTGACGCGCGCCGGCTCGCACTACTTCGGCGAGCTCTCCGCGCGCCGCCCTGCGACGCAGATCGAGATCCGGGCCTCATGGACGCCGCGCGAGGGGCGCGGCGGGGTGCCGGACATGGCGGCGCATCTGGTCGCCTGGGGCGATCTGCTCTGCCAGATCGCCGGGCTCCCGCCGTCGGGCACGGCCGACGCCGGGGTGGTGACGCTGCCCCAGCGGCGCGGACCCCAGGCCCCATAA
- a CDS encoding helix-turn-helix transcriptional regulator, with amino-acid sequence MSVLLEQPASLVAYRPNKPTAMVVVADPRVRSTVTRHLWALGVRDVIEASSIAEARPRVGNPRDICVADVHLPDGSGLTLLSETRAAGWPNGLALSAADDIGAVRNALAGGVKGYVVTGTRTNIGHPTRPGVAPIGANAARMHRRPPGSPSHPGGYRELSGREVEVLRLVAEGQSNKAIGVSMGLSALTVKSHLARIARKLGTGDRAGMVAVALRTGIIH; translated from the coding sequence GTGTCCGTTCTCCTCGAGCAGCCCGCAAGCCTGGTCGCCTACCGCCCGAACAAGCCGACGGCCATGGTCGTCGTGGCCGACCCGCGCGTCCGTTCCACCGTCACCCGCCATCTGTGGGCCCTCGGGGTACGTGACGTCATCGAGGCGTCGTCCATCGCGGAGGCCCGCCCCCGCGTCGGCAACCCGCGCGACATCTGCGTTGCCGACGTCCACCTGCCCGACGGTTCCGGGCTGACCCTGCTGTCCGAGACCCGAGCCGCCGGCTGGCCGAACGGCCTCGCCCTCTCCGCCGCCGATGACATCGGCGCGGTACGCAACGCCCTCGCGGGCGGCGTGAAGGGCTATGTCGTCACCGGCACACGTACCAACATCGGCCACCCCACCCGCCCCGGCGTCGCCCCGATCGGCGCCAACGCCGCCCGTATGCACCGTAGGCCCCCCGGTTCCCCGAGCCACCCGGGCGGCTACCGCGAACTCTCCGGCCGTGAGGTGGAGGTGCTCCGCCTGGTCGCCGAAGGCCAGTCCAACAAGGCCATCGGCGTCTCGATGGGCCTCTCCGCCCTCACCGTCAAGAGCCACCTCGCACGCATCGCCCGCAAGCTCGGCACCGGAGACCGCGCCGGAATGGTCGCCGTGGCCCTGCGGACGGGCATCATCCACTGA
- a CDS encoding thiolase family protein — protein MPRTIRDVVFVDGVRTPFGKAGPKGIYHETRADDLVVKAIRELLRRNPDLDPAKIDEVAIAATTQIGDQGLTLGRTAGILAGLPQSVPGYSIDRMCAGALTAVTSTAGSIAFGAYDVVIAGGVEHMGRHPMGESVDPNPRLVSEKLVDESALFMGMTAENLHDRYPSITKQRADEYAVRSQEKAAKAYANGKIQQDLVPVSVRRTNPEAGETGWGLVTADEPMRPGTTMESLAGLKTPFRAHGRVTAGNAAGLNDGATASLLASEETARELGLPVKMRLVSYAFAGVEPEVMGYGPIPATEKALAKAGLSIGDIGLFEINEAFAVQVLAFLEHYGIADDDQRVNQYGGAIAYGHPLASSGVRLMTQLARQFEEQPEVRYGLTTMCVGFGMGATVVWENPNFDGGNK, from the coding sequence GTGCCTCGTACCATCCGGGACGTCGTCTTCGTCGACGGCGTCCGCACCCCGTTCGGCAAAGCGGGCCCGAAGGGCATCTACCACGAGACCCGCGCCGACGATCTCGTCGTGAAGGCCATCCGGGAGCTGCTGCGCCGCAACCCGGACCTGGACCCCGCGAAGATCGACGAGGTCGCCATCGCCGCGACCACCCAGATCGGCGACCAGGGCCTCACCCTCGGGCGTACCGCCGGGATCCTGGCCGGTCTGCCGCAGTCGGTGCCCGGTTACTCCATCGACCGCATGTGCGCGGGCGCCCTGACCGCCGTCACCTCGACGGCCGGTTCCATCGCCTTCGGCGCGTACGACGTCGTCATCGCAGGCGGAGTCGAGCACATGGGCCGCCACCCGATGGGCGAGAGCGTGGACCCCAACCCGCGCCTCGTGTCGGAGAAGCTGGTCGACGAGTCCGCCCTCTTCATGGGCATGACCGCGGAGAACCTGCACGACAGGTATCCCTCGATCACCAAGCAGCGCGCCGACGAGTACGCGGTCCGCTCGCAGGAGAAGGCCGCCAAGGCGTACGCCAACGGCAAGATCCAGCAGGACCTGGTGCCGGTCTCCGTGCGCCGCACCAACCCGGAGGCCGGGGAGACGGGCTGGGGCCTGGTCACCGCCGACGAGCCGATGCGTCCGGGCACCACCATGGAGTCCCTGGCCGGCCTCAAGACCCCGTTCCGCGCCCACGGCCGGGTGACGGCCGGTAACGCGGCGGGTCTCAACGACGGCGCCACCGCCTCGCTGCTCGCCTCCGAGGAGACCGCCCGCGAGTTGGGCCTCCCGGTCAAGATGCGCCTCGTGTCGTACGCCTTCGCGGGCGTCGAGCCCGAGGTCATGGGCTACGGCCCGATCCCGGCGACGGAGAAGGCCCTGGCCAAGGCCGGCCTCTCCATCGGCGACATCGGTCTCTTCGAGATCAACGAGGCCTTCGCCGTGCAGGTGCTCGCCTTCCTGGAGCACTACGGCATCGCCGACGACGACCAGCGCGTCAACCAGTACGGCGGCGCGATCGCCTACGGCCACCCGCTCGCCTCCTCCGGCGTACGCCTGATGACCCAGCTGGCCCGCCAGTTCGAGGAGCAGCCGGAGGTCCGCTACGGCCTGACGACCATGTGCGTCGGCTTCGGCATGGGCGCGACGGTCGTCTGGGAGAACCCGAATTTCGACGGAGGCAACAAGTGA